The following proteins come from a genomic window of Paenibacillus sp. CAA11:
- a CDS encoding ATP-binding protein: protein MKRLAIITVGKTHSGKTTFAKELEQQLKNSVVIDQDHHAEFINTHYKSLRPEQGPNIIKYAITNTIVDYAVQMTNYHLILSNSNLNLKNRSELLVYFHSKSFRSVLVHFDLPNPILEERVRNSCRSKSIFRTASNFKEVLSRQDAEYDLGHNIDPREGEADDLFIIKDSAEVKSVIQSIVNLSR from the coding sequence GTGAAACGGCTCGCCATTATAACCGTGGGCAAGACCCACAGCGGTAAAACTACATTTGCTAAAGAATTAGAACAGCAACTGAAGAATTCTGTTGTAATAGATCAAGATCATCATGCTGAATTCATTAATACACACTATAAATCACTACGTCCAGAGCAGGGACCCAACATAATCAAATATGCCATTACAAATACCATAGTAGATTATGCGGTACAGATGACGAATTATCATCTTATCCTTAGTAATTCAAACCTTAATTTGAAAAATCGATCAGAGCTGCTTGTTTATTTTCATAGCAAAAGTTTTAGAAGCGTTCTTGTTCATTTTGATCTTCCGAACCCTATTTTGGAGGAACGTGTTCGTAACAGTTGCCGCAGTAAATCGATCTTCCGAACTGCTTCGAATTTTAAGGAAGTGCTAAGTAGACAAGATGCAGAGTATGATCTTGGGCATAACATCGATCCTAGAGAGGGAGAAGCTGATGACTTATTTATCATTAAAGATTCCGCAGAGGTTAAGTCAGTTATCCAAAGCATAGTGAATTTAAGTAGGTAA
- a CDS encoding BlaI/MecI/CopY family transcriptional regulator: protein MESYKLFDAEYKFACLIWDHEPINSTDLVKLSQANLGWKKSTTYTVLRKLCERGILKNEKATVTAIVKREDAQKYESQTVVEKAFNGSLPQFLTAFLGEKKLSEKEAEELKRIIEEATQ from the coding sequence ATGGAAAGCTACAAATTGTTCGATGCCGAATACAAATTTGCATGCCTGATTTGGGATCATGAACCCATTAATTCCACAGATCTTGTTAAACTGAGCCAGGCCAATCTGGGTTGGAAAAAGTCCACGACGTATACCGTATTAAGAAAACTGTGTGAACGGGGAATTCTTAAAAATGAGAAAGCAACGGTCACGGCTATTGTTAAGCGGGAAGATGCTCAGAAATATGAAAGTCAGACGGTTGTTGAAAAAGCATTCAACGGGTCGCTGCCGCAGTTCTTAACCGCATTTTTAGGAGAGAAGAAGCTGTCAGAGAAGGAAGCGGAAGAATTAAAGCGGATTATTGAGGAGGCGACCCAATGA
- a CDS encoding M56 family metallopeptidase produces the protein MTSLFLTILNMSITASYVALAVILARFLLRRAPKIFSYILWSAVIIRLVIPVSFTSSFSILRWVQPEYQAQTNTSSIEFVSKDMEILKNPVVDHGVREITRLIHSSLPGTPPIASANLLQIILWIGTIIWIAGAALLLLYSIISYLKIMARIRTATLVKDHIFETDQITTPFVFGFLRPRIYIPTGMHEQELSYILLHEETHIRRRDYLIKPFAFILLIIHWFNPLMWLSYALMCKDMEMSCDERVVSRMGEQIKGSYSKTLLSLSLSRGRFISGSPLAFGESNVKARIRNVLSYRKPSSWMLVSSILLIAVFAVGCTTNPNSKTISLEPSKQPLYSGYNMETLMKNKTLYVGNHIKVGGLIGGMPRPEGLEAKGLELQTTKQPYGVIVHYLMNDSAEVMKEGAPNVEAFYRNAILLLSLIDNVGYITYSMVDHTGRLNGETYNCTFTREQAEQFLGEDVRRYADDEASLRKLIDRLNNQSFNVANSASSL, from the coding sequence ATGACGAGTCTGTTTCTTACAATTCTTAATATGAGCATTACGGCAAGCTATGTCGCCCTTGCGGTGATTTTGGCGAGATTTCTACTTAGGCGTGCCCCTAAAATATTCAGCTATATTTTATGGTCGGCCGTCATCATCAGACTGGTGATCCCCGTGAGCTTCACCTCAAGCTTCAGCATATTAAGGTGGGTGCAGCCAGAGTACCAAGCTCAGACAAACACAAGTTCCATAGAGTTCGTATCGAAAGACATGGAGATCTTGAAAAATCCGGTCGTAGACCATGGAGTTCGGGAAATCACCCGCTTGATCCATTCTTCCCTTCCGGGCACTCCCCCAATAGCAAGTGCAAATTTACTGCAGATCATCCTGTGGATTGGAACGATCATCTGGATCGCCGGCGCTGCCTTACTCCTTCTTTACAGTATTATCTCATATCTGAAAATTATGGCTAGAATCCGAACGGCAACGCTCGTTAAGGATCATATTTTTGAGACCGATCAAATTACAACTCCGTTTGTCTTCGGATTCCTGAGACCAAGAATCTACATTCCCACCGGCATGCATGAGCAAGAGCTATCTTACATTTTATTGCATGAAGAGACTCATATCCGAAGACGTGATTACTTGATTAAGCCTTTTGCATTCATACTCCTAATCATCCATTGGTTTAATCCTTTAATGTGGCTGTCTTATGCGCTGATGTGCAAAGATATGGAGATGTCCTGTGATGAGCGTGTCGTGAGCAGAATGGGCGAACAGATTAAGGGCAGCTACTCTAAGACCCTGCTTTCCCTGTCATTAAGCAGAGGCCGGTTCATCTCCGGCAGCCCGCTTGCTTTTGGAGAGAGCAATGTTAAGGCCAGGATTCGGAATGTTCTCTCTTATCGCAAGCCCTCTTCCTGGATGCTTGTAAGCTCCATTCTGCTTATTGCCGTCTTCGCCGTTGGGTGTACGACCAATCCTAATTCTAAGACTATATCTCTAGAGCCTTCTAAGCAGCCTCTCTATTCCGGCTACAATATGGAAACGCTAATGAAGAACAAGACCCTTTATGTAGGTAATCATATCAAAGTAGGGGGGCTTATTGGCGGAATGCCAAGACCTGAAGGACTCGAAGCTAAAGGGCTTGAACTCCAGACAACTAAGCAGCCCTATGGAGTCATTGTCCATTATTTAATGAACGACTCAGCGGAAGTGATGAAGGAAGGGGCACCCAACGTTGAGGCTTTTTACCGTAACGCCATTCTGCTCCTGAGCCTGATTGATAATGTGGGTTATATTACTTATTCCATGGTTGACCATACCGGCAGGCTGAACGGAGAGACGTATAACTGTACTTTCACAAGAGAGCAAGCCGAGCAATTCCTTGGAGAAGATGTCCGGCGCTATGCCGATGATGAAGCAAGCCTGCGGAAGTTGATCGATCGGTTAAATAACCAGTCCTTCAATGTGGCAAACTCTGCTTCTTCACTCTAA